The genomic region TAAGAAAACTGTCGCTTATAGAAAAAAACTCCTTATTTAAGATAGCAATTGAGCAAAATGGACAATCTTTAAGATATATTGCCGAAGAACAAAAATCAGCAGAATTATGCGCATTAGCAATAAAACAAGATCCAACCGCAATATTATATGTACCTAAAAAGCATATTAATGAAGATAGTTATAGTGAATTGGTTGCTAAATATGGTACATTATTGAACTTTACACCAGATGAATTAAAAACTCCTAAGCTCTGCTCTATGGCCGTAGAAAATGATCCAATTGCACTTAAATATGTACCTGATCAATTTATTAATCTTCAACTAATAACAACAGCTCTTAAGCAAATAGATGCAAAAGGAAATTTTGAACTATTAAGTAAAATAGACTTTACAGAATTAAAGAAAATTGCAGAGCAAAATACAACTTTAACAGAAGGTAAAACTACTAAACAAAACTTAGCAATTAGAACATCTATAATAGAAGAGTTAATAGCAAGTGGAAGAAAGGATAAAGAAAAAAGTTTTCCCAAAAAAGCTAAAAATAAAGAAAAAGCAGATATTACTATATAATCTATGGCTAAAATTATTTGAGCTTAGATTTTCTCTCTAATTCAATAATTTTAGCATATTTTGTTAGGCGTGAAAAAGCATAAAAACAACTCTCAATATAACCCTCGATACCATATAAGAAATATCTTCTGATAAAATAATGCTTAGTGAAAGCAAAAAATAATATAAAAATAATTTTAAAACAGTTAGGTTTCTTACCTAATTTAAAACTATTTACTGCCTGAAAATCACTGTAAAAATTTAACTTATCTATCTGGTGTCTATAAGATCTGAATGATTTGTGAATTAAATAACTATCTAAATAAGCTAAGTTCTGACTCTCTGTAATCACAGAGTCATGAACTTCACTTACCCTATATGCGCAAAAATTTTTATTATATAATCTTAAGTAATATTTTTTACGCCCATAAAATTTAGGGTTATTCACAAAATGTGGTATTTCTACTATTTTAAGCCAAAAACCATCATGTTGCTCATGTTGATAATTTTTAAATAACTTCCTTATTTCAACTGCTAATTCTTTACTTACTATCTCATCTGCATCAATATTTAAAATCCAATCATTTTTACATAATGATTCTGCATAGCTTTTTTGCTGACCAAAACCTTCCCATTTTTTATATTTTATTTTTTTAGTATATTTTTTTGCAAGCTCTAATGTATGGTCTGTGCTACCTGAATCAACAATTATAATTTCATCTGCCAAATCTTTTACACTCTCAAGTGCAGCAACCAATCTTTCCTCTTCATTCTTAGTAATTATGAATACTGATATTGGTAGTTTAGTTTTTTTTAGGTTATCCATAATTCTTAATCTTTAAAAACATAAAACATATCACAAGTTTTTTCATTATGCG from Alphaproteobacteria bacterium harbors:
- a CDS encoding glycosyltransferase family 2 protein, which encodes MDNLKKTKLPISVFIITKNEEERLVAALESVKDLADEIIIVDSGSTDHTLELAKKYTKKIKYKKWEGFGQQKSYAESLCKNDWILNIDADEIVSKELAVEIRKLFKNYQHEQHDGFWLKIVEIPHFVNNPKFYGRKKYYLRLYNKNFCAYRVSEVHDSVITESQNLAYLDSYLIHKSFRSYRHQIDKLNFYSDFQAVNSFKLGKKPNCFKIIFILFFAFTKHYFIRRYFLYGIEGYIESCFYAFSRLTKYAKIIELERKSKLK